A genomic window from Prunus persica cultivar Lovell chromosome G2, Prunus_persica_NCBIv2, whole genome shotgun sequence includes:
- the LOC18771888 gene encoding protein ARABIDILLO 1 — MSRRVRRKVARKGKEKVVLPCYPEIEEEVSGSVQNWIVDWTSLPDDTVIQLFSCLNYRDRASLSSTCKTWRVLGISPCLWTSLDLRAHKCNDAMAASLAARCVNLQKLRFRGAESADAILHLQARNLREISGDYCRKITDATLSVIVARHEALESLQLGPDFCERISSDAIKAIAICCPKLKKLRLSGIRDVHADAIIALTKHCQNLTDIGFIDCLNIDEMALGNVLSVRFLSVAGTSNMKWGVVSHLWHKLPNLTGLDVSRTDIGSAAVSRLLSSSQSLKVLCALNCPVLEEDTNFASRKYKNKLLLACFTEIMEEIAFLLVDITKKGKNVFLDWRNSKNKDKNLDDIMTWIEWILSHTLLRIAESNQQGLDDFWPKQGASLLLNLMQSSQEDVQERAATGLATFVVIDDENASIDCRRAEAVMRDGGIRLLLNLAKSWREGLQSEAAKAIANLSVNANVAKAVAEEGGINILAGLARSMNRLVAEEAAGGLWNLSVGEEHKGAIAEAGGVKALVDLIFKWSSGGDGVLERAAGALANLAADDKCSTEVAVAGGVQALVMLARNCKFEGVQEQAARALANLAAHGDSNSNNAAVGQEAGALEALVQLTQSPHEGVRQEAAGALWNLSFDDRNREAIAAAGGVEALVALAQGCSNASPGLQERAAGALWGLSVSEANSIAIGREGGVVPLIALARSEAADVHETAAGALWNLAFNPGNALRIVEEGGVPALVNLCSSSVSKMARFMAALALAYMFDGRMDEFALIGTSSESISKSVSLDGSRRMALKHIEAFVLTFSDQQTFSAAAASSAPAALAQVTEGARIQEAGHLRCSGAEIGRFVTMLRNPSSVLKACAAFALLQFTIPGGRHAMHHASLMQNAGAARVLRAAAAAATAPLEAKIFARIVLRNLEHHHIEPSL, encoded by the exons ATGAGTCGTAGGGTGCGGCGGAAGGTGGCTAGGAAGGGGAAGGAGAAGGTGGTTTTGCCTTGTTATCCAGAAATTGAGGAAGAAGTTTCAGGTTCAGTGCAAAATTGGATTGTTGATTGGACTAGTTTGCCAGATGATACAGTAATCCAGTTGTTTTCGTGTCTGAACTATCGTGATCGGGCAAGCTTATCATCAACTTGCAAAACATGGAGAGTTCTTGGAATTTCTCCGTGTTTGTGGACCTCTTTGGATCTTAGGGCACACAAATGCAATGATGCCATGGCAGCTTCACTTGCTGCAAGATGTGTGAATCTTCAGAAGCTTAGGTTTCGGGGAGCAGAATCTGCTGATGCAATATTGCATCTTCAGGCCAGGAATTTACGTGAAATAAGTGGTGATTACTGCAGAAAAATAACTGATGCTACACTTTCTGTGATTGTGGCTCGGCACGAGGCACTTGAAAGCCTCCAGCTTGGGCCAGATTTCTGTGAAAGGATCAGCAGTGATGCTATAAAAGCAATAGCTATTTGCTGTCCTAAATTGAAAAAGCTTCGACTTTCGGGAATTAGGGATGTTCATGCTGATGCTATTATTGCTTTAACTAAGCATTGTCAAAATTTGACTGATATCGGGTTCATAGACTGTCTGAACATTGACGAGATGGCATTGGGAAATGTTTTATCAGTTCGTTTTCTCTCTGTAGCAGGGACGTCAAATATGAAATGGGGTGTGGTTTCACATCTTTGGCATAAGTTGCCTAACTTGACTGGGCTAGATGTTTCAAGAACTGATATTGGTTCGGCTGCTGTTTCACGgttattatcatcatcacaGAGCTTGAAGGTTTTATGTGCCTTGAATTGTCCTGTGCTTGAAGAAGACACCAACTTTGCTTCTcgtaaatataaaaataaattgttacTTGCCTGCTTTACAGAAATTATGGAAGAAATAGCTTTTTTATTAGTCGACATTacaaagaaagggaagaaTGTGTTTTTGGATTGGAGGAATTCAAAGAACAAGGATAAGAACTTGGATGACATAATGACTTGGATTGAGTGGATTCTCTCTCATACTCTTTTGCGCATTGCCGAGAGCAATCAACAGGGTTTAGATGATTTTTGGCCCAAGCAAGGCGCATCATTGTTGCTCAATTTAATGCAAAGCTCACAAGAGGATGTTCAAGAAAGGGCAGCTACAGGACTTGCAACTTTTGTTGTTATTGATGATGAAAATGCTAGCATAGATTGCAGGAGGGCTGAAGCGGTTATGCGGGATGGTGGCATACGCCTTCTCCTAAACCTAGCAAAATCTTGGAGGGAAGGGCTCCAGTCAGAGGCTGCTaag GCTATAGCAAACTTGTCTGTTAATGCCAATGTTGCAAAAGCTGTTGCTGAGGAAGGAGGAATCAATATTCTCGCTGGTTTGGCAAGGTCTATGAACAGGCTGGTTGCAGAAGAGGCTGCTGGAGGACTCTGGAATCTTTCTGTTGGAGAAGAGCACAAG GGTGCCATTGCGGAGGCCGGTGGAGTAAAAGCTTTAGTTGATCTTATCTTCAAATGGTCCTctggtggtgatggagttcTG GAACGTGCAGCTGGTGCACTGGCGAATTTAGCTGCTGATGACAAGTGTAGCACAGAGGTTGCTGTGGCAGGTGGTGTGCAGGCTTTGGTGATGCTTGCTCGTAACTGCAAGTTTGAGGGAGTGCAAGAGCAG GCTGCCCGTGCCTTGGCGAATTTGGCTGCTCATGGAGATAGTAATAGTAATAATGCTGCAGTTGGACAAGAGGCAGGTGCTCTTGAAGCACTAGTTCAGCTTACACAATCTCCTCATGAAGGTGTCAG GCAAGAGGCAGCTGGTGCATTGTGGAATCTATCGTTCGATGACAGAAACCGAGAAGCAATTGCTGCAGCTGGTGGTGTTGAGGCCTTG GTTGCTCTTGCACAAGGCTGCTCAAACGCCTCCCCAGGTCTTCAAGAAAGGGCTGCTGGTGCTCTTTGGGGATTGTCAGTGTCAGAAGCCAATAG CATTGCCATTGGACGGGAAGGAGGTGTTGTGCCTTTGATTGCATTGGCACGTTCTGAAGCTGca GATGTCCATGAAACAGCTGCAGGTGCTCTTTGGAATCTTGCTTTTAACCCTGGTAATGCTCTCCGTATTGTGGAAGAAGGAGGTGTTCCTGCTCTTGTTAATCTTTGTTCTTCATCGGTGTCAAAAATGGCTCGCTTCATGGCTGCATTGGCATTGGCGTACATGTTTGATGGCAG AATGGATGAATTTGCCTTGATAGGGACTTCATCAGAAAGCATCTCAAAGAGTGTGAGCTTAGATGGCTCTAGAAGGATGGCTCTTAAGCACATTGAGGCCTTTGTCCTCACATTTTCTGATCAACAAACGTTTTCTGCTGCTGCAGCATCATCAGCCCCTGCAGCATTGGCACAAGTGACCGAAGGTGCTCGTATTCAAGAAGCAGGACATCTGAGATGCAg CGGGGCTGAAATTGGAAGATTTGTTACCATGCTGCGGAATCCATCATCTGTTCTCAAGGCATGTGCTGCATTTGCTCTTCTTCAG TTTACCATTCCTGGTGGCCGGCATGCCATGCACCATGCCAGCCTTATGCAGAATGCAGGAGCAGCACGTGTTCTGCGGGCTGCAGCTGCTGCGGCAACTGCTCCGCTTGAAGCCAAAATCTTTGCTAGAATTGTGCTTCGCAATCTTGAGCATCACCATATAGAACCATCACTCTAA